The Ancylobacter sp. WKF20 genome contains a region encoding:
- a CDS encoding ABC transporter permease, which translates to MARHFDIRSQTGFGTIAMFTFAMLYLPILTLVAYAFNASESVTTWGGFSLRWFADAWDNRAVQDAAWRSLIIAVSAATIATIAATMAAIATTRTAPYRGLGIKYAFINTPLMVPEIVTAVALLIVFSRIKVWTGYSGLGYLIIAHTAFCIPFAYLPIRARLESMDSTLERAAADLYATPWMAFRRVTLPLLRPGIIAGFMLAFVISLDDVVITEFVKSGGQDTLPTYMLGQIRRAVTPEINAIATAFLALSVVLVTAFFFINRRKT; encoded by the coding sequence ACCTTCGCGATGCTGTATCTGCCGATCCTGACGCTGGTCGCCTACGCCTTCAACGCGAGCGAATCCGTCACCACCTGGGGCGGCTTCTCGCTGCGCTGGTTCGCCGATGCGTGGGACAATCGCGCCGTGCAGGATGCGGCGTGGCGCTCGCTCATCATCGCGGTGAGCGCGGCGACCATCGCCACCATCGCTGCCACCATGGCCGCGATCGCCACCACCCGCACGGCGCCCTATCGCGGGCTCGGGATCAAATACGCCTTCATCAACACGCCGCTGATGGTGCCGGAGATCGTCACCGCCGTGGCGCTGCTGATCGTGTTCTCGCGCATCAAGGTGTGGACCGGCTATTCCGGGCTTGGCTACCTGATCATCGCCCATACCGCCTTCTGCATTCCCTTCGCCTATCTGCCGATCCGCGCGCGTCTGGAGAGCATGGACTCCACGCTCGAGCGCGCGGCGGCCGATCTCTATGCGACGCCGTGGATGGCCTTCCGGCGGGTGACGCTGCCGCTCTTGAGGCCCGGCATCATCGCCGGCTTCATGCTCGCCTTCGTCATCTCGCTGGACGACGTGGTCATCACCGAGTTCGTCAAATCGGGCGGGCAGGACACCCTGCCGACCTACATGCTCGGCCAGATCCGCCGCGCCGTGACACCCGAAATCAACGCCATCGCCACGGCCTTCCTGGCGCTGTCGGTGGTTCTGGTGACGGCGTTCTTCTTCATCAACCGCCGCAAGACCTAA